The Candidatus Bathyarchaeia archaeon genome has a segment encoding these proteins:
- a CDS encoding amino acid-binding protein yields the protein MWDKIVKYLEGYPERLNVAKILIKNGLSIRNGKIYCGDIIIPVVRISRVAGVDRRTVIQTIKMIESNPELKTIFSGISPAGSSLRDVAKYLNFGVVEITPVDARMPGILAAAASLIAQKNISIRQAVVDDPELTPEPKLTLITETKVPGELIPEFLKIKGVLKVSVY from the coding sequence ATGTGGGATAAAATAGTAAAGTACTTGGAAGGTTATCCTGAAAGACTTAATGTGGCTAAGATACTGATTAAGAATGGTTTAAGCATTAGAAATGGGAAAATTTATTGCGGTGACATCATCATTCCAGTTGTCAGAATAAGCCGCGTTGCCGGTGTCGATAGAAGAACGGTTATTCAAACGATAAAAATGATTGAGAGTAACCCTGAATTAAAAACAATTTTTAGCGGAATAAGCCCGGCGGGGTCCTCGTTGCGCGACGTGGCGAAATATCTGAATTTTGGCGTTGTCGAAATAACTCCAGTAGATGCTAGGATGCCGGGCATATTGGCTGCGGCAGCCTCTCTAATAGCTCAGAAAAACATAAGTATAAGGCAGGCGGTGGTTGATGACCCGGAGCTTACGCCGGAGCCGAAGCTAACCCTTATAACTGAAACAAAGGTTCCCGGAGAGCTTATACCGGAGTTTTTGAAGATTAAAGGTGTGCTGAAGGTCTCAGTATATTGA
- a CDS encoding LysE family transporter, whose amino-acid sequence MLGLIGIALASFLAALSGAIVPGPVFALVVSESLRGSRAAGPLIVLGHFIIEYIIVFAIFLGLGPLLDSMSTKFVVKYVGGVILALMGLRLIKSASNIKDVEISERVSADVDAAKMSLLSLVFSGFLASCSNPYFFLWWLEIGVPTILGSISVAGLLGFFSFLIGHAAADLSWFSFIGYSVYKGKNMLSRKIIRLLLFISAVFLIGFAFYMLLSPIA is encoded by the coding sequence ATGCTTGGCTTAATAGGAATTGCCTTAGCGTCTTTCCTAGCAGCCTTATCGGGGGCAATTGTTCCGGGCCCGGTTTTCGCCCTAGTAGTCTCGGAATCGCTTAGAGGCAGTAGGGCGGCTGGGCCCCTAATTGTTTTGGGACACTTTATTATTGAATATATAATTGTTTTCGCTATTTTCCTAGGTCTAGGCCCCCTCCTAGACTCCATGAGCACTAAGTTTGTGGTGAAATATGTTGGCGGCGTTATATTAGCGCTTATGGGCCTACGGTTGATAAAGAGCGCCTCTAATATAAAGGATGTGGAGATCAGTGAGAGAGTGTCCGCCGATGTTGACGCGGCAAAGATGTCTCTCCTCAGCCTCGTGTTCTCCGGTTTCTTAGCGAGCTGCTCGAATCCCTACTTCTTCTTATGGTGGCTGGAAATAGGTGTCCCCACAATATTGGGCTCCATTTCTGTGGCGGGGCTCCTGGGCTTTTTCTCTTTCCTAATTGGACATGCGGCAGCCGATCTCTCTTGGTTTAGTTTCATAGGCTACTCTGTGTATAAGGGCAAAAACATGTTAAGCCGAAAGATTATTAGGCTATTACTTTTCATAAGCGCGGTTTTCCTTATAGGCTTCGCGTTCTACATGCTTCTTTCGCCCATCGCTTAA
- a CDS encoding DEAD/DEAH box helicase, translated as MDLAVEAQSAQETEGNVFNLLARPIRKLIEEKGFKFPTEPQAKVIPKILEGKNVLLISPTASGKTEAAMLPILHMLIQLPEREPGIKVLYVTPLRALNRDMLERLEWWCNNLDIRLAVRHGDTDANERSKQARSPPDILITTPETLQSILSGWIMRRHLQSIKWVVVDEVHELADSKRGSQLALALERLRVIAGKDFQIIGLSATIGTPERVAQFLVGNDRPIEIVRVPVARLMRLQILYPKPEPQDYELASMLFTHPEVAARLRVMRQLIEKHDSILLFTNTRTISEILASRFKIWDVNFPVSIHHGSLAKPSRIAAERGLKEGELRGLVCTSSLELGIDVGRINLVIQYMSPRQVTRLIQRVGRSGHRIGRVANGVIVTMDSDDTLEAMVIGRKAYMEELEPVDVPEKPFDVLTHQIVAFLMKRKRLEFNEIHEVYSKAYPYRNLTMDDIRRVLEYMHNRFPRLAWVSFEDGVVLKPRRSKALFEYFFENLSMIPDEKHYLVIDKESDTAVGLLDEAFVAEYGKPGVKFIIRGSPWKIVNLDADKIYVKSVDDPTGAIPSWVGEEIPVPFEVAQEVGAIRAFVEEKLKAGLSPEEVARELSKKYPADEKTILDAIAETVEHVKMGYPAPTDKRVTVEEWEDFVILQCNFGSLTNRALAQILGHIISELTGYSIIVQHDPYRVFIQTMGEVKAKTVIDILTDLKDAGEDQVKDMLTKAVTKTGIFKRRLIHVARRFGAMQKWVDFESVSLRNLVKSFEDTVIYEEALKEVFTKDLDLRNLLNVLGLMRRGEMKVVMVETGGEATPIARVGIERVSMKTDLIPPEKMRRILIESAKARILSEARTFICTECWDYLEMITLRDLPDKVSCPKCGSSKIGVLEIEEEEAYPLVEKKGEKLTKSEEYLREEALETAKLTSKYGKAAVIALSGKRLGLNDVKKILMKENAITDKLFELIIEAEREALKRRF; from the coding sequence GTGGATCTAGCGGTTGAAGCACAGAGCGCCCAGGAAACAGAGGGAAACGTATTTAACCTGCTAGCCCGCCCCATACGCAAGCTTATTGAAGAGAAGGGCTTTAAATTTCCAACGGAGCCGCAGGCAAAGGTCATACCAAAGATCCTTGAGGGGAAAAACGTTCTCTTAATATCGCCGACCGCAAGCGGGAAGACTGAAGCCGCAATGCTTCCAATACTCCACATGCTCATTCAGCTTCCCGAGAGAGAGCCCGGAATAAAAGTTTTATATGTTACGCCGCTTAGGGCGCTGAACCGCGATATGCTTGAGCGTCTGGAATGGTGGTGTAATAATCTAGACATTAGGCTGGCTGTTAGGCACGGCGACACCGATGCGAATGAGCGTTCAAAACAGGCGAGGAGCCCGCCGGACATATTGATAACGACTCCTGAAACCCTTCAATCCATACTATCCGGCTGGATTATGCGCCGCCACCTCCAGTCCATAAAATGGGTTGTCGTCGACGAGGTTCATGAGCTGGCTGACAGTAAACGTGGGAGTCAACTTGCGCTGGCTTTAGAGAGGCTCAGAGTTATAGCTGGCAAAGACTTTCAGATAATTGGTCTCTCGGCTACCATAGGTACACCTGAAAGGGTTGCCCAGTTCCTTGTTGGAAACGATCGCCCTATCGAGATTGTGAGGGTTCCCGTCGCCAGATTGATGAGACTACAGATACTTTATCCTAAACCTGAACCCCAAGACTATGAGCTAGCGTCAATGCTGTTTACGCATCCTGAGGTTGCGGCTAGGCTTCGAGTGATGCGCCAGCTAATTGAGAAACATGACTCGATTCTCCTGTTCACAAACACGCGGACTATTTCGGAGATTCTGGCCAGCAGATTTAAAATATGGGACGTAAACTTTCCAGTATCTATTCATCATGGTTCTTTAGCTAAGCCCTCTAGGATTGCCGCTGAAAGGGGTTTAAAGGAGGGTGAATTGCGCGGGCTGGTTTGCACAAGCAGCCTAGAGTTGGGCATAGACGTTGGCAGAATAAATTTAGTTATCCAGTACATGAGTCCAAGGCAGGTTACTCGCCTAATACAACGTGTCGGCAGAAGCGGGCATAGGATCGGGCGCGTGGCTAATGGGGTGATCGTAACGATGGATTCTGATGATACGCTGGAGGCTATGGTCATTGGCAGAAAAGCCTACATGGAGGAGCTTGAGCCAGTGGATGTTCCGGAAAAGCCCTTTGACGTTTTAACCCATCAAATAGTCGCCTTTTTAATGAAGAGGAAGCGCCTAGAGTTTAACGAAATACATGAGGTTTACAGTAAGGCTTACCCATATAGGAATCTAACCATGGATGATATAAGGCGCGTCCTAGAATACATGCATAACCGTTTCCCAAGGCTTGCCTGGGTATCCTTTGAGGACGGAGTAGTTCTCAAGCCCCGCAGGTCAAAAGCCCTCTTCGAATACTTCTTCGAGAACCTGTCGATGATACCCGACGAGAAACACTATCTCGTAATTGATAAAGAAAGTGATACGGCTGTAGGTCTCCTAGACGAGGCGTTTGTGGCCGAATACGGTAAGCCGGGGGTCAAGTTCATAATACGTGGCAGCCCATGGAAGATAGTGAATCTAGATGCCGACAAAATATATGTTAAATCGGTTGACGATCCGACCGGCGCTATTCCAAGCTGGGTTGGGGAGGAGATACCCGTACCCTTTGAAGTCGCCCAGGAAGTTGGCGCAATAAGAGCCTTCGTAGAGGAGAAGCTGAAAGCCGGCTTAAGCCCTGAGGAAGTGGCTAGGGAGCTGTCTAAAAAGTATCCGGCTGATGAGAAAACAATACTGGACGCTATAGCTGAGACCGTTGAGCATGTAAAGATGGGTTATCCGGCTCCAACGGATAAACGCGTAACCGTTGAAGAATGGGAGGACTTTGTTATACTTCAATGTAATTTCGGATCGTTGACTAATAGGGCCTTAGCCCAGATTTTAGGCCACATAATATCTGAGCTGACCGGGTACTCAATAATTGTTCAGCACGATCCATATAGAGTGTTTATTCAAACCATGGGTGAGGTTAAAGCGAAAACGGTTATAGACATCCTTACGGATCTCAAAGACGCCGGCGAGGATCAGGTTAAAGATATGCTGACTAAAGCCGTCACTAAAACCGGCATATTTAAGAGGCGCCTAATACATGTGGCTAGGCGTTTTGGCGCCATGCAAAAGTGGGTTGACTTCGAGAGCGTGAGCTTAAGAAACCTGGTAAAAAGCTTCGAGGACACGGTAATCTACGAAGAAGCCTTAAAAGAAGTCTTCACGAAGGACTTGGACTTAAGAAATCTCCTAAATGTTTTAGGCTTGATGAGGCGTGGTGAAATGAAGGTTGTTATGGTTGAGACTGGTGGCGAGGCGACTCCGATAGCTCGCGTAGGGATAGAACGTGTCAGCATGAAGACGGATCTTATACCCCCGGAAAAGATGCGGAGGATTCTAATAGAGTCGGCTAAAGCCAGAATTCTAAGCGAGGCGAGAACGTTCATCTGCACCGAATGCTGGGATTACCTAGAGATGATAACCCTTAGGGATCTGCCGGATAAAGTGTCTTGCCCGAAGTGCGGGTCATCGAAAATAGGGGTTCTTGAGATTGAGGAAGAGGAAGCATACCCGCTAGTGGAGAAGAAGGGAGAAAAATTAACTAAGAGCGAAGAGTATCTTAGGGAAGAAGCTCTTGAAACCGCTAAGCTTACTTCAAAGTATGGTAAAGCCGCTGTCATAGCGCTTTCGGGGAAGAGGCTTGGATTAAACGATGTTAAAAAGATACTAATGAAGGAGAACGCTATCACCGATAAGCTGTTTGAGCTGATAATTGAGGCTGAGCGGGAAGCTTTGAAGAGAAGGTTCTAG
- a CDS encoding 30S ribosomal protein S15, producing the protein MPKKEKGRSHSTRPVGKRPPSWCKYTPDEIVALVVKLAREGNPPSKIGVILRDQYGIPLVKAIVGKSIVEILKENGLAPKIPEDLDNLLRKAARISAHLQKYRKDTHNRRALQIVESKIHRLSEYYKEKGVLPPNWEYKTVIASIR; encoded by the coding sequence TTGCCTAAAAAGGAGAAGGGTCGCTCACATTCAACTAGACCAGTTGGTAAGAGACCTCCAAGCTGGTGTAAATATACGCCGGATGAAATAGTGGCTCTAGTCGTTAAGCTCGCTAGGGAAGGGAACCCGCCTAGCAAGATAGGCGTTATACTGCGCGATCAATATGGTATCCCGCTTGTTAAAGCCATAGTTGGTAAAAGCATAGTTGAGATATTGAAGGAGAATGGCTTAGCCCCGAAGATACCTGAGGACTTGGATAATCTCCTGAGGAAAGCTGCGCGTATATCTGCGCATCTGCAGAAGTATAGGAAGGATACTCATAACAGGAGAGCTCTACAAATTGTTGAGTCTAAAATCCACCGCCTTTCAGAGTATTATAAAGAGAAAGGCGTTTTGCCACCAAACTGGGAATATAAAACCGTAATAGCCTCCATTAGATAA
- a CDS encoding creatininase family protein, which translates to MVTKKIFYHELSWPEIKDAVKEGKIPILPVGSIEQHGPHLPLTTDAFIVFSICVKAAEASSDLLVMPPIYYGYSAHHMDFPGTISVETENFMGYVYDVCRSLVAHGFRKMIILNGHGGNVAPLQMVARRISEESNSLCALISWWNLAEKEIGSLRESDFPGGMAHSCELETSVMLSLKPEYVRMEKAVKDIGFQKSSFVWLDLLKPSPVYLGENFSTFSRTGIIGDPTLATAEKGEKIVDAVVRNLVKFVDEFKYRLIHPRVDHH; encoded by the coding sequence ATGGTTACCAAAAAGATCTTTTACCATGAGCTATCTTGGCCCGAAATAAAGGATGCTGTTAAAGAAGGGAAGATTCCGATACTGCCAGTTGGCAGTATTGAGCAGCATGGCCCCCACCTACCCTTAACCACAGACGCCTTCATAGTCTTCTCCATATGCGTTAAGGCTGCGGAGGCTAGCAGCGACCTGCTCGTTATGCCCCCCATATATTACGGCTATAGCGCCCACCACATGGATTTCCCCGGAACAATCTCTGTAGAAACAGAGAATTTTATGGGTTATGTATATGATGTTTGCAGAAGCCTTGTCGCCCACGGTTTTAGGAAAATGATAATTCTTAATGGGCATGGTGGGAATGTGGCGCCTCTTCAAATGGTTGCCCGCAGAATATCTGAAGAGAGCAATTCTCTCTGCGCGTTAATCTCATGGTGGAACCTAGCGGAGAAGGAGATAGGCAGTCTTAGAGAATCCGATTTCCCCGGCGGTATGGCTCATTCATGCGAGCTGGAAACCTCTGTGATGCTCAGCCTAAAACCTGAATACGTTAGGATGGAGAAGGCTGTTAAAGACATAGGTTTCCAGAAATCTAGTTTTGTTTGGCTTGACCTCTTGAAGCCTAGCCCAGTATATTTAGGTGAGAACTTCAGCACATTCTCTAGAACCGGGATAATTGGTGATCCGACGCTCGCAACTGCTGAAAAGGGTGAAAAAATAGTGGACGCCGTGGTAAGAAACCTAGTAAAATTCGTGGATGAATTTAAGTACAGGTTAATCCACCCGAGGGTTGATCATCACTAG
- a CDS encoding class I SAM-dependent methyltransferase yields the protein MFISPFVASPEPVIRRLLQMAELKPGEIFVDLGAGDGRPVIMAAKEFGAYAIGVELREDLAKQAMRKVIEMGLQDRVKIIHDDIFNVNISMADVVYLYLTTSANEKVRPKLEAELKKGARVVSHDYEIIGWKPVKVERFCENSFLGFPTHTLYLYKR from the coding sequence TTGTTCATATCGCCCTTCGTTGCCTCTCCTGAACCAGTTATACGCAGGCTTCTACAGATGGCTGAGCTGAAGCCGGGAGAAATATTTGTTGATTTAGGGGCTGGTGACGGCAGACCGGTAATAATGGCTGCTAAGGAGTTCGGCGCGTACGCCATAGGCGTAGAGTTAAGAGAAGACTTGGCCAAGCAGGCTATGAGAAAAGTGATCGAGATGGGGTTACAGGACAGAGTTAAAATAATACATGACGACATCTTTAATGTGAACATAAGTATGGCTGACGTCGTCTACCTGTACCTTACAACAAGCGCAAACGAAAAAGTTAGACCGAAGCTAGAGGCTGAGCTCAAGAAAGGCGCGAGGGTGGTTTCCCACGACTACGAGATAATAGGCTGGAAACCAGTCAAGGTAGAACGCTTCTGCGAAAACTCGTTTTTAGGCTTCCCAACGCACACATTGTACCTCTACAAGAGATAA
- a CDS encoding alpha-glucosidase/alpha-galactosidase yields the protein MAKIVFIGAGSVVFASRLLTDIAYHPELRGSTISLMDIDAERLKIISEFAQVLASKYAPEMKIESTLNRREALRDADYVIVMIQVGGLEAFEIDIDIPLKYGVNQEVGDTIGPGGVFRGLRTIPVLLDICYDMEELCPDALLINYANPMAINCWAMNKATKIRNVGLCHSVQGTAMQLAKYINVPYEDVYYWVAGINHQAFFLEFKYKGRDAYPLLWEAMKKKEIYEQDKVRFEMMKYLGYFITESSHHLSEYVPYFRTTEEKRKKYCEPRWFYLEICKEAWKPHFERIKRQISGEIPIELSRSHEYGVDIIYSMETGKPCRINGNVENKWLITNLPYGCCVEVPCFVDEGGIHPCHVGDLPPQCAALNRTNINVQELAVKAALERDRDAALQAVMFDPLTSAILTPREIEMMVHEMFKAEAKWIPF from the coding sequence ATGGCTAAAATAGTTTTTATCGGCGCCGGGAGCGTTGTTTTCGCCAGCCGCCTGCTCACAGACATCGCTTATCATCCAGAGCTCAGAGGCTCTACGATATCTCTAATGGATATTGATGCTGAGCGCCTCAAAATAATAAGCGAGTTTGCACAAGTGCTAGCCTCAAAATATGCGCCTGAGATGAAGATAGAATCCACGCTTAACCGCAGAGAGGCTTTAAGAGACGCCGACTACGTGATAGTTATGATTCAGGTTGGCGGACTAGAAGCGTTTGAAATCGACATAGATATTCCGTTAAAGTATGGCGTGAATCAAGAGGTTGGGGACACTATTGGTCCAGGCGGCGTTTTCCGCGGCCTTAGAACTATACCGGTTCTGCTGGACATATGCTACGATATGGAGGAGCTCTGCCCAGATGCGCTGCTGATTAATTACGCTAATCCAATGGCGATCAACTGCTGGGCTATGAATAAGGCGACGAAAATAAGGAATGTTGGTCTCTGCCACAGCGTTCAGGGAACAGCCATGCAGCTGGCAAAATACATTAATGTCCCCTATGAGGACGTTTACTACTGGGTTGCTGGGATAAATCATCAGGCCTTTTTCCTAGAGTTTAAGTATAAGGGCAGGGATGCCTACCCGCTCCTATGGGAGGCTATGAAGAAGAAGGAGATTTACGAGCAGGATAAAGTTAGGTTTGAGATGATGAAGTATCTGGGCTACTTTATAACCGAGTCAAGTCACCATTTAAGCGAATATGTCCCGTATTTCAGGACAACTGAGGAGAAGCGGAAGAAATACTGTGAGCCGAGATGGTTTTATCTTGAAATATGTAAGGAGGCGTGGAAGCCCCATTTCGAGCGTATAAAGAGGCAGATAAGCGGCGAAATTCCCATCGAGCTGAGCAGGTCACATGAATATGGCGTGGATATAATATATTCTATGGAGACCGGTAAACCATGCAGGATAAACGGTAATGTTGAAAACAAATGGTTGATAACAAATCTACCCTACGGATGCTGCGTTGAGGTTCCATGCTTCGTTGATGAGGGGGGTATACATCCATGCCATGTGGGCGATTTGCCGCCTCAATGCGCGGCGCTCAATAGAACAAACATTAATGTTCAGGAGTTAGCCGTTAAAGCGGCTTTAGAGAGGGATAGAGATGCAGCCCTGCAAGCCGTAATGTTTGATCCATTAACATCGGCCATCTTAACGCCAAGGGAGATTGAAATGATGGTTCACGAAATGTTTAAGGCTGAAGCAAAATGGATTCCATTCTAA
- a CDS encoding sugar phosphate isomerase/epimerase: MKVSCAWLYAITKYGYPPSFEKSLKAIEEMASLGFRFIEVEIVGEKQLLEYRERYGETKKLCRDLGVEIINLCAILPDIVSLNSSFRSRALENFKESCEICRRLDCEMIQLDSFTPPLKFIGDLPYKEAISFGRQFKVKVDPEFNWKVFWSNLVETFKVCSGISEEKGLKLCLEPRVGENISNTDAMLRLLDAVGSENFGAVLDVGHLHAQKEILPLSVEKLGSKIFYVHASDNDGRDNYHLPPGRGTVDWDALVIALNKHGYRGYIAIDIGGAGYTGDVDSDMIESKNFLEKLLSKYGLLG; this comes from the coding sequence ATGAAGGTTAGCTGCGCGTGGCTTTACGCTATAACCAAGTATGGTTATCCACCGTCTTTTGAGAAGTCTTTAAAGGCTATTGAAGAAATGGCTAGTTTAGGATTTAGATTCATTGAAGTGGAGATAGTAGGCGAAAAGCAGCTCCTAGAATATAGGGAACGCTATGGAGAAACCAAGAAGCTTTGTAGGGATCTGGGCGTTGAGATAATAAATTTGTGCGCGATCCTCCCCGACATAGTTAGCTTAAACAGTAGTTTTAGGTCTAGGGCTTTAGAGAATTTTAAGGAGAGCTGCGAGATCTGCCGCCGTTTAGACTGCGAGATGATACAGCTGGATTCTTTCACTCCCCCACTAAAGTTTATTGGCGACCTGCCATACAAGGAGGCTATAAGCTTTGGGCGCCAATTTAAAGTTAAAGTAGATCCGGAGTTTAACTGGAAGGTTTTTTGGTCTAATCTGGTTGAAACATTCAAAGTGTGCAGCGGTATTTCAGAGGAGAAGGGCTTGAAACTGTGTTTGGAGCCTAGAGTGGGTGAAAACATATCTAACACCGATGCTATGTTGAGGTTGCTTGACGCCGTTGGCTCAGAGAATTTTGGCGCTGTGCTCGATGTCGGGCACCTTCATGCTCAAAAAGAGATACTTCCATTATCAGTTGAGAAGCTCGGCTCAAAAATATTTTACGTGCACGCCTCAGATAATGATGGCAGAGACAACTATCATTTGCCGCCCGGAAGAGGCACCGTTGACTGGGATGCTTTAGTTATAGCTCTTAACAAGCATGGTTATAGAGGTTACATTGCAATTGATATAGGGGGAGCCGGCTATACTGGAGACGTAGACTCAGACATGATTGAATCGAAAAACTTTCTAGAGAAACTCCTAAGTAAATATGGTTTACTGGGCTAA